The proteins below come from a single Pristiophorus japonicus isolate sPriJap1 chromosome 18, sPriJap1.hap1, whole genome shotgun sequence genomic window:
- the LOC139228658 gene encoding actin, cytoplasmic-like has product MGCASSVKTTQPASPSLSVGDPQTQPLTGAVRLDPADQNGTPKGDLSLAPDCEEADLETGELLCQSRPHLEQRTTDPSPNGNKINERNLGEVIDSVPEDQGQTVSKVTVIVQDDIMNEVQPKATKTPDVGFHNLMLHCEEDLLIRHGDSLFSRVADLSSSLPDDLYPPVIIDNGSGLIKAGFSGNHSPTYVFPSVVGRPKNTTLNVFGSSERSTYVGDEAQRKRSILHLIYPIQHGLITDWTEMEVLWRHTFENELRIDIQEHPIVMTEPPNNPQKNREKTTEILFEAFQVPSLFLGIQAVLALHSTGKVTGTVIDSGSAVTHVVPIFEGGALENITQRVYLGGQDLTEHLMRSLAENNSWSFMSNAGLDIIKNIKEKFCYVALNFEAELQNFKNNPEEIKEEYELPDGQNMIITNQKFSCPEVIFKPFLLGKDIQNLPALAHSVIERCSEETRNDMYANIVLAGGNSMFRNMAERFQQEITDLAKPGTKVKVLAPPNRNYLSWKGAAILSGLSNFHQMCVSRQDFEEFGATVLHRKLV; this is encoded by the exons ATGGGCTGTGCCTCCAGTGTAAAGACAACGCAACCGGCTTCGCCTTCGCTATCGGTGGGAGATCCCCAAACACAACCGCTCACTGGGGCCGTCCGCTTGGATCCTGCCGACCAAAACGGAACCCCGAAAGGCGACCTAAGCTTGGCACCAGACTGCGAGGAAGCTGACCTGGAGACTGGGGAACTGTTGTGTCAGTcccgaccacacttggagcagagAACCACCGATCCCAGTCCTAATGGCAA TAAGATTAATGAAAGAAATCTGGGAGAGGTTATTGATTCAGTTCCTGAGGATCAGGGCCAGACTGTCAGCAAGGTCACTGTGATTGTTCAGGACGATATAATGAACGAAGTACAGCCAAAAGCAACCAAGACCCCGGATGTTGGGTTTCACAACCTAATGCTACATTGCGAGGAGGACCTGCTGATTAGACATGGAG ATAGTTTATTTTCTAGGGTGGCCGACCTTTCTTCCAGCTTGCCCGATGACCTGTATCCTCCAGTTATAATTGATAATGGCAGTGGGCTGATAAAGGCTGGATTCTCAGGAAATCATTCTCCAACGTACGTTTTTCCAAGTGTGGTTGGAAGGCCAAAGAACACAACATTGAATGTTTTTGGATCATCAGAAAGAAGCACTTATGTTGGAGACGAAGCCCAAAGAAAACGCAGCATTCTTCACTTGATT TATCCAATTCAGCATGGACTGATCACAGACTGGACAGAAATGGAAGTCCTTTGGAGGCATACGTTTGAAAACGAGCTGCGTATTGATATTCAGGAGCACCCAATTGTTATGACAGAACCGCCAAACAACCCCCAGAAGAACAGAGAAAAAACAACCGAG ATTCTTTTTGAAGCATTCCAAGTTCCTTCTCTATTTCTGGGGATCCAGGCAGTGTTGGCACTACACTCCACTGGCAAAGTTACAGGAACTGTCATTGATTCAG GATCGGCTGTGACACACGTGGTTCCCATTTTTGAAGGTGGTGCTTTGGAGAACATCACCCAGCGTGTGTACCTGGGGGGACAGGACCTGACAGAGCACTTGATGAGATCCCTGGCTGAAAACAACAGCTGGTCCTTCATGTCCAACG CTGGGTTAGATATTATCAAAAATATCAAGGAGAAATTTTGCTACGTTGCCCTTAATTTTGAAGCAGAGCTCCAGAACTTCAAGAACAATCCAGAAGAAATAAAGGAAGAGTACGAGCTTCCAGACGGACAAAATATGATCATCACAAACCAGAAATTCAGCTGCCCCGAAGTCATCTTTAAGCCATTTTTATTAG GCAAAGACATTCAGAACCTGCCTGCATTGGCACATTCAGTGATTGAGAGATGCAGTGAAGAGACCCGCAATGACATGTATGCCAACATTGTCCTAGCTGGTGGTAACAGTATGTTTAGAAACATGGCTGAGCGATTCCAACAGGAGATAACAGACCTTGCAAAACCTGGAACAAAG GTGAAGGTTCTTGCACCTCCCAACAGGAACTATCTTTCATGGAAAGGAGCAGCCATTTTGTCTGGTCTTTccaatttccaccagatgtgtgtaTCTCGCCAAGACTTTGAAGAGTTTGGAGCCACAGTTTTACACAGAAAGTTAGTTTAG